CTACGCCCAGGCCGGGTTCAACCTGGGGATGCTCTGCCTGCGGGAATTGAAACAGCCCGCGCGTGGACGGGAGCTTCTGAGCCACGCCCTGGCCCTCGACCCGCAGGCCGCCTGGGCCACCACCGCGCGCCAGGAGCTGGAGAAGACCCGATGAGAAAAAGCGGGAAAGCAGCCGTCTACGGTCTCATCCTGGCGGCCCTGACTGCCGCGCCCACCTGCTCGCGCGCCCCGCGGCTGAATGTCCTGCTGGTCAGTTTCGACACCACGCGCGCCGACCGTCTGGGCTGCTACGGCGACAGCGCCGCGCGCACCCCTGTGCTCGACAGTCTGGCCGCAAATGGAGTGCGATTCGCCCGGGCCTACACCGCCGTGCCGATCACTCTGCCCACGCACGCCACGGTCCTGACCGGGCTGTACCCGCCCAGTCATGGAGTGCGTAACAACGGCACTTTCCGCCTGAGCGCCGCTGTGCCCACCCTGGCTGAATCGTTCCGCGCGGCGGGCTACGCCACCGCGGCTTTCACCGGCTCCTTTGTCCTGGACCACCGCTACGGCCTGGACCGGGGGTTCGACCTCTATGACGACGATATGTACCATGGTGGGGGACGGGCCACCGGAATGATGGCCCAGCGTGAACGCCGGGCGGATATTGTGGCCGCGCGCGCCGGACAGTGGCTGAAAAAGAACTCCGGGCGGCCCTTTTTCCTGTTCGTCCATTTCTTCGACCCGCACCGCCCCTGGGAGGCCCCCGAGCCGTTCGCCGCGGCTGCGGCTGACCCCTACCGCGCCGAGATCGCCTGGACCGACCACTGCCTGGGCGGCCTTCTGGCCGCACTCGACAGCCTGGGCCTCGCCCGCAACACGCTGATGCTTATGTTCGGCGACCACGGCGAGGGACTGGGTGAGCATGGCGAGCAGACCCACAGCACGTTCCTCTACAACTCCACTGTGCACGTGCCGTTGATCCTGAGCCTGCCGGGGGTGGACTCGCTCCGGGCTCAGGTGATGGATACTCCGGTCAGCCTGGCGGATGTCGCCCCCACCCTGGCCGCGCTGGCCGGGGTCGAGCCGCCCGGTGGCTGCCAGGGCCAGGCCCTGGCCTCGGCGCAGGGGCTCATTCAGCCGCCCGCCAACCGCCCGCTGTACCTGGAATGCTGGTATCCGTGGTACTGCCACGGCTGGAGCCCGCTGGAGGGAGTGGTGCGCGGCGGACGCAAGTATGTCCGCGCCCCGCGGCCGGAGCTGTATAATCTTGATACCGACCCGGCGGAGCTGGCCAACCTTGTTCCCGGCCCGCCCGCCGACTCCCTGGCCCGGGTGCTGGAGAACCTCAAGCACGCGCTCACTCCGCGTGAGGCTGCCACGAGGCCCGCCGCCGCGCCGGGCGCCGAGGAGAGCGCCGGACTGCGTGCCCTGGGCTATGTCGCCGGGCGCTCCGCCGCGCCGGATGAGGACATTTCGCGCCTGCCCGACCCCAAGGACATGATCGTCAGCGTGCCGGGCTACATGCTGGGGGTGAGCTACCTGACCGACAGCCACCCGGAGCTGGCCGCGCGGGAATTCCGCGCCCTTCTGGCCGCCGACCCGGCCAACTGGTCGGCCTGGGAGTTCCTGGCCGAAAGCGAGCTGGCCCTGGGACATCCCGATTCCGCCCTGGCCGCGGCCCAGCAGGCGGTGCGCTCGCAGTCGCCCTCGGAGCGGGCTTTTTTCCTGCTGGGCAGCGCCGCCCTGGAGCTGGCCGACTCGGCCCGCGCACAGAAAGAGCTGGAGCGCGCCCTCACGCTCAACCCCGACTACGGCCCGGCCCTGGCCCTTCTCGCCCGCATTCACGACTCCGCCGGCCGCACGGAACAGGCCCTCGAATTCTACCATCGCGCCGAGGCCGCCCTGCCAGGCAACCCCGGCCTGCTGACCGACCTGGGAGCGCTGCTTATCCGGCTCGGCGACTATGCACGTGCCCGCGCGACCCTTGAGCGGGCCACCGCGCTGGAGGGCGCCGGCTGGCGCGCCTGGTTCAACCTGGGGCTGGCCTGCCAGTTGGACAGTGACAACGAAGCCGCGGTTCAAGCCTATGAACGGGCCACAGTACTGGAGGGCGTGCCAGCCGAGGCGTTCAACAACCTGGGGATAGCCTGCTATGAGCTGAAACGCTACGAACAGTCCTGCCGGGCCTACGAGCGGGCCATCGGGCTGGACAGCCTCTACGCCGCGGCCTGGAACAACCTGGGCGGCTCGCGCGCCGCGCTGGGTCAGAATAAGGAAGCGGAGGCGGCCTACTGGCGCGCCCTGGCCCTCAAGCCGGACTACCCGGACGCCGCGCTAAACTACGGCCTTCTGCTGGCCGGGTCTCTGGAGCGGCCCGACTCGGCGCGGGTCCTTCTGCGACGGGCTTTGCGCGGCCTGGCCCCCGGCCCCCGCCGCGAGAGCGCCGCGGCCCTTCTGGAGCGCCTGGAAAAAACCTCCACCCGTTGACAGCCACCGCGCCGGGCCTGATATTGGGGTGTAACCTCTGTGAGTCATTTTGGCTGAAAAGCTTGGTTATAGATCAGGAAAGGGTTCCAGATGACCGATCAGATGGGACATCCCGGCGGCCATCCCCACTCCGCGCCGTTTAGCGGCAAGGGGCCGGACGCCCTGGGCAACCAGCTCCGCCTGGTGTTCTGGGAGACCACCGCCGGCTGCAACCTCAGTTGCCGTCATTGCCGGCGGGTGGATGTTTTCGGCAGCGGCCTCGCCCCGGGCGACATGCCCACGGAAAGCTGCCTGCGCCTGGTGGACTCGGTCGCCGTGTTCGCCAAGCCCATTCTTGTC
This genomic stretch from bacterium harbors:
- a CDS encoding sulfatase-like hydrolase/transferase, with the translated sequence MRKSGKAAVYGLILAALTAAPTCSRAPRLNVLLVSFDTTRADRLGCYGDSAARTPVLDSLAANGVRFARAYTAVPITLPTHATVLTGLYPPSHGVRNNGTFRLSAAVPTLAESFRAAGYATAAFTGSFVLDHRYGLDRGFDLYDDDMYHGGGRATGMMAQRERRADIVAARAGQWLKKNSGRPFFLFVHFFDPHRPWEAPEPFAAAAADPYRAEIAWTDHCLGGLLAALDSLGLARNTLMLMFGDHGEGLGEHGEQTHSTFLYNSTVHVPLILSLPGVDSLRAQVMDTPVSLADVAPTLAALAGVEPPGGCQGQALASAQGLIQPPANRPLYLECWYPWYCHGWSPLEGVVRGGRKYVRAPRPELYNLDTDPAELANLVPGPPADSLARVLENLKHALTPREAATRPAAAPGAEESAGLRALGYVAGRSAAPDEDISRLPDPKDMIVSVPGYMLGVSYLTDSHPELAAREFRALLAADPANWSAWEFLAESELALGHPDSALAAAQQAVRSQSPSERAFFLLGSAALELADSARAQKELERALTLNPDYGPALALLARIHDSAGRTEQALEFYHRAEAALPGNPGLLTDLGALLIRLGDYARARATLERATALEGAGWRAWFNLGLACQLDSDNEAAVQAYERATVLEGVPAEAFNNLGIACYELKRYEQSCRAYERAIGLDSLYAAAWNNLGGSRAALGQNKEAEAAYWRALALKPDYPDAALNYGLLLAGSLERPDSARVLLRRALRGLAPGPRRESAAALLERLEKTSTR